In the genome of Spirochaeta cellobiosiphila DSM 17781, one region contains:
- a CDS encoding 5-(carboxyamino)imidazole ribonucleotide synthase translates to MKANRYPTIGIIGGGQLGRMTILEARRMDIPVVVLTPEHPSPASDIANDYIVGSLYDKTKIKELAQACDVITFEIEHVDADTLAELEKDGKKVIPSSGVLQIIQDKSIQKKVLRDHGLPVSSWDMLDGNNREELLKHYGYPVVQKSCRGGYDGKGVMVITSPEDIPQMLEGESFLEEWVDFQKEIAVMVARNEKGEIKAYPLVEMEFNPETNICDTTIVPSKLDEQLQREARELAIQSVEALNGVGIFGVEMFLTRDNKILINEIAPRPHNSGHYTIEGCITSQYEQYIRTLLNLPLGSTELIQPNVMINLLGAEGYEGPTAISGYEKALEIPGVFLHIYGKKLTKPHRKMGHLTALGKTREEAMNKAQTAKQLITILSDKGE, encoded by the coding sequence ATGAAAGCGAATAGATATCCTACAATCGGAATAATCGGGGGAGGACAACTGGGTCGAATGACCATTCTTGAAGCAAGAAGAATGGATATTCCTGTTGTTGTCCTAACACCAGAACATCCTTCACCAGCCAGTGACATTGCCAATGACTATATTGTGGGAAGTCTCTATGATAAGACTAAAATCAAGGAACTAGCCCAAGCTTGTGATGTTATCACCTTCGAGATTGAGCACGTAGATGCGGATACTCTGGCGGAACTGGAAAAAGATGGAAAAAAGGTCATCCCCAGCTCGGGAGTTCTTCAAATCATTCAGGATAAATCCATACAGAAGAAAGTATTACGTGATCATGGGCTACCTGTATCCTCCTGGGATATGCTGGATGGGAATAATCGTGAAGAATTATTAAAGCACTATGGCTACCCTGTTGTTCAAAAGTCCTGTAGAGGGGGTTATGACGGAAAAGGGGTTATGGTTATCACATCACCGGAAGATATTCCTCAAATGTTGGAAGGAGAAAGTTTTCTCGAAGAATGGGTAGACTTCCAGAAAGAAATAGCCGTCATGGTAGCCCGTAATGAAAAAGGGGAAATCAAGGCTTATCCATTAGTCGAGATGGAATTCAATCCTGAAACAAATATCTGTGATACAACCATCGTCCCCTCAAAGCTGGATGAACAGCTCCAGAGGGAAGCCCGGGAACTTGCTATCCAATCAGTGGAAGCCTTAAATGGTGTCGGAATCTTCGGTGTGGAAATGTTCCTCACCAGGGACAACAAGATTCTTATCAACGAAATAGCGCCCCGCCCTCATAACTCAGGTCATTATACGATAGAAGGCTGTATTACCAGCCAGTATGAACAATATATCAGAACCTTACTAAACTTACCCTTAGGTTCTACAGAACTTATTCAGCCTAATGTGATGATTAATCTATTAGGAGCTGAAGGTTATGAAGGCCCTACAGCAATATCAGGATATGAGAAAGCCCTTGAGATTCCCGGTGTCTTCCTTCATATCTATGGAAAAAAACTAACCAAACCTCATCGGAAAATGGGACATTTGACAGCCTTGGGCAAAACGAGGGAAGAAGCTATGAATAAGGCTCAAACAGCAAAGCAATTAATCACCATCTTATCGGACAAAGGAGAATAA
- a CDS encoding B12-binding domain-containing radical SAM protein: protein MRLLFINQHTGSRTFPLASASLASTIEQELPEVLLDIEEIGPDFGLEDYPSLFAQAIPDVICLTIYIWSVPGLSQLGEWIKAQYPQVLILAGGPEITADPIGYAQKSYIDLALPGEGEAIIAQVIKDLDNSDDKAQVLSKYAEHKGSYLVENLDTLPSPFTLSALSEHPYEDMVWELTRGCPFKCHFCFESKGNGKLRGKSLDKIREELRQLQERNTRELFILDPTFNYKPQRAKDILKLFIEEAPDIHYNIEVRSEFLDEEQAWLFSQFNCSLQIGLQSANPSITKNIGRPFDPDQYQNQLSLLNEAGVVYGIDLIYGLPGDTLEGFWNSVEFVLDCKPNHIDVFPLMVLPGTTLSDTASKLGLRYLQEAPYLILDRDGFDKEDLTKAESIMHNVNQLYNQGKAVMWLDFILDEFDLGYRDVFFDYSLIPDGRPLQEIFHLLDYLGERAQRQEILPIIKDMVNVLYHLDEEDQSLLEGCTYNPQILWEQMEQGIGDPEELMFFVPLK, encoded by the coding sequence ATGCGCCTATTATTCATCAATCAGCATACAGGAAGTCGTACCTTCCCCCTAGCCTCGGCCTCTCTGGCCTCCACCATTGAACAGGAACTACCTGAAGTTCTTCTTGATATCGAGGAAATAGGTCCTGACTTTGGGCTAGAGGATTATCCTTCCCTCTTTGCCCAAGCCATTCCTGATGTCATTTGTCTGACCATTTATATCTGGAGTGTTCCCGGATTGAGCCAGTTAGGAGAATGGATCAAAGCCCAGTATCCTCAGGTCCTGATCTTGGCGGGAGGCCCAGAGATCACCGCCGATCCGATAGGATATGCTCAGAAGTCTTATATAGACCTCGCCCTACCTGGGGAGGGGGAAGCGATCATTGCCCAAGTCATCAAAGACTTGGACAATTCAGATGATAAGGCTCAAGTATTAAGTAAATACGCAGAACACAAGGGATCCTATCTGGTGGAAAATCTGGATACACTGCCTTCTCCCTTTACCCTATCAGCCTTATCAGAACATCCTTATGAAGATATGGTTTGGGAGTTGACCAGAGGCTGTCCCTTTAAATGCCATTTTTGTTTTGAATCTAAAGGGAATGGGAAGCTGCGAGGGAAGTCCCTGGATAAGATAAGAGAAGAATTAAGACAACTCCAAGAGAGGAATACTAGAGAACTATTTATCCTGGATCCTACCTTTAATTATAAACCACAAAGAGCAAAGGATATTCTGAAGCTCTTTATCGAAGAAGCTCCTGACATCCATTACAACATCGAAGTACGCTCTGAGTTCCTTGATGAGGAGCAAGCTTGGTTATTCAGCCAATTCAACTGTAGCCTTCAAATCGGGCTCCAGAGTGCCAATCCTAGCATCACAAAAAACATAGGGCGTCCCTTTGATCCAGATCAGTATCAGAATCAGCTGAGCTTACTCAATGAGGCTGGTGTTGTTTATGGAATCGACCTGATCTATGGCCTTCCGGGAGACACTCTGGAAGGATTCTGGAATAGTGTGGAATTTGTTCTGGATTGTAAACCGAATCACATAGATGTTTTTCCTCTCATGGTTCTCCCTGGGACCACTTTGTCTGATACAGCTAGTAAATTAGGCTTACGTTATCTTCAGGAAGCCCCCTATCTGATTCTGGACCGGGACGGATTTGACAAGGAAGATTTAACCAAGGCCGAGAGCATTATGCATAATGTGAATCAGCTCTATAATCAGGGCAAGGCCGTTATGTGGCTGGACTTTATCCTGGATGAATTTGATTTAGGCTATAGGGATGTTTTCTTCGATTATTCTCTCATCCCTGATGGTAGACCTCTTCAGGAAATCTTTCACTTACTGGACTATCTGGGAGAGAGGGCCCAACGTCAAGAGATACTCCCTATCATTAAAGACATGGTCAATGTTCTATATCATCTGGATGAGGAAGACCAAAGCCTACTCGAGGGATGTACCTATAATCCTCAAATTCTCTGGGAACAGATGGAACAGGGGATTGGGGATCCTGAGGAATTGATGTTCTTTGTTCCATTAAAATAG
- the purE gene encoding 5-(carboxyamino)imidazole ribonucleotide mutase has product MVQVGIIMGSDSDLPVMKEAALILEYFGIEYELTIVSAHRTAKRMFDYAQQAASRGIDVLIAGAGGAAHLPGMVAALSSLPVIGVPVKSSKLSGLDSLLSIVQMPGGIPVATVAIDGAKNAGILAASILGIKDHSLRDKLQAYKDSLEEEVETKARKVEDLGFREYLEGMNK; this is encoded by the coding sequence ATGGTCCAAGTAGGAATTATTATGGGAAGTGACTCTGATCTTCCTGTGATGAAAGAAGCGGCTCTCATTCTGGAGTATTTTGGAATTGAATATGAATTAACCATCGTATCTGCCCATCGAACAGCTAAACGCATGTTTGACTACGCCCAGCAAGCGGCTTCCCGCGGGATTGACGTTCTTATTGCCGGAGCTGGGGGGGCAGCCCATCTACCAGGGATGGTAGCAGCCCTATCCTCACTGCCTGTTATCGGGGTTCCTGTGAAGAGCTCTAAATTATCAGGTCTGGATTCTCTGCTGTCTATAGTACAGATGCCCGGTGGTATTCCAGTGGCAACTGTAGCCATTGATGGAGCGAAAAATGCAGGCATTTTGGCAGCTTCCATATTAGGAATCAAAGATCATTCTCTCAGGGATAAGCTCCAGGCTTATAAAGATAGTCTGGAAGAAGAAGTGGAAACAAAAGCCCGCAAAGTGGAAGACCTGGGATTCAGGGAATATCTGGAAGGAATGAATAAATGA